A stretch of Terriglobales bacterium DNA encodes these proteins:
- the cdaA gene encoding diadenylate cyclase CdaA has product MPTHLVQRWTDVSALEVLDIVLVAVLIYQFLVLVRGTRATQILVGVAVLAGAFYMARQNNLPTLNWLLSTALPYAVFALIVVFQPEIRHALARLGHRLTFTRMAGQEGDSYDDIVLAANLFSQNNTGALMVIERDIGLRTHIESGVPLEAKLSYDLLATVFRPSAPLHDGAVIIQKDRIAAAACFLPLSMNPVLSPQLGTRHRAGIGITEETDAIAVIVSEETGAISLAVSGNIERDISTDHLRARLADLLHWRFAPSTSAPQPLISESDLLPERDQPLRPPKLGEGVPSPASKPGEEP; this is encoded by the coding sequence TTGCCGACGCACCTGGTGCAGCGCTGGACAGACGTGTCAGCACTTGAAGTGCTCGACATCGTGCTCGTCGCCGTGCTGATCTATCAGTTCCTGGTGCTGGTGCGCGGCACGCGCGCCACGCAGATCCTGGTCGGCGTCGCCGTCCTGGCCGGCGCCTTCTACATGGCGCGGCAGAACAACCTGCCCACGCTGAACTGGCTGCTGAGCACCGCGTTGCCTTACGCGGTGTTCGCTCTCATCGTCGTCTTCCAGCCGGAGATCCGCCACGCGCTGGCGCGCCTCGGCCACCGCCTCACCTTCACGCGCATGGCCGGGCAGGAGGGCGACTCCTACGACGACATCGTGCTCGCCGCCAACCTGTTTTCGCAGAACAACACCGGCGCGCTGATGGTGATCGAGCGCGACATCGGCCTGCGCACGCACATCGAGAGCGGCGTGCCGCTGGAGGCCAAGCTCAGCTACGACCTGCTGGCCACCGTCTTCCGTCCCAGCGCGCCGCTGCACGACGGCGCCGTCATCATTCAGAAAGACCGCATCGCCGCCGCGGCGTGCTTCCTGCCGCTCTCGATGAACCCGGTGCTCTCCCCGCAGCTCGGCACGCGGCACCGCGCCGGCATCGGCATCACCGAAGAAACCGACGCGATCGCGGTCATCGTCTCGGAAGAAACTGGCGCCATCAGCCTGGCGGTTTCCGGCAACATCGAGCGCGACATCTCGACCGACCACCTGCGTGCGCGCCTGGCCGATCTGCTGCACTGGCGCTTTGCGCCGAGCACGAGCGCACCGCAGCCGCTGATCTCCGAGTCCGATCTGCTGCCCGAGCGCGACCAGCCGCTGCGCCCGCCCAAGCTCGGCGAAGGCGTGCCGTCGCCCGCCTCCAAGCCCGGAGAGGAGCCATAA
- a CDS encoding proline dehydrogenase family protein: MNVMRSAFLAASTSRWLRERAPRYRFVRRTVSRFMPGESAGDALAAAATLARDGIGCVLTHLGENVARREEAAGVADHYIEVLRTVRSSGPAAEVSIKLTHLGLDLDPDFCYANVRRIIETAGPRSTVWIDMESSPYVDGTLAIYRRSRAEGANTGVCVQAYLRRTAADVAALLPLGGAIRLVKGAYLEPPEVAFPKKKDVDENYFALASTLLSEKARRAGLRAAIATHDLSLIARVIQHASERKLARSEYEFQMLYGIQRAEQLRLARQGYQSIVLVAYGDFWFPWFMRRLAERPANGWFVVKNLFS; encoded by the coding sequence ATGAACGTGATGCGCAGCGCGTTCCTGGCCGCTTCCACCAGCCGCTGGCTGCGTGAACGCGCGCCACGCTACCGGTTCGTGCGGCGCACGGTCTCGCGCTTCATGCCCGGCGAATCGGCCGGCGATGCGCTGGCTGCCGCCGCGACGCTGGCGCGCGACGGCATCGGCTGCGTGCTTACCCACCTGGGGGAAAACGTGGCCCGGCGCGAGGAAGCAGCGGGCGTCGCCGACCACTACATCGAAGTGCTGCGCACGGTGCGCTCCTCCGGCCCGGCGGCGGAAGTTTCCATCAAGCTGACCCACCTCGGGCTCGATCTCGACCCCGACTTCTGCTATGCCAACGTGCGCCGCATCATCGAGACGGCCGGACCGCGCAGCACGGTGTGGATTGACATGGAGTCAAGCCCGTACGTCGACGGCACGCTCGCCATTTATCGGCGCTCGCGCGCTGAAGGCGCCAACACCGGCGTTTGCGTGCAGGCCTACCTGCGGCGCACCGCGGCCGACGTGGCGGCGCTGCTGCCGCTGGGCGGAGCGATACGCCTGGTGAAGGGCGCGTACTTGGAGCCGCCCGAAGTCGCCTTTCCGAAAAAGAAAGACGTGGACGAAAACTACTTTGCCCTCGCCTCAACGCTCCTGTCAGAAAAGGCGCGGCGCGCCGGTTTGCGGGCCGCGATTGCGACGCACGATTTGTCGCTGATCGCGCGCGTCATCCAGCACGCCTCCGAGCGCAAGCTGGCCAGGAGCGAGTACGAGTTCCAGATGCTGTACGGAATACAGCGCGCCGAGCAGTTGCGCCTGGCGCGCCAGGGCTACCAGTCCATTGTGCTGGTGGCCTACGGCGACTTCTGGTTTCCCTGGTTCATGCGGCGGCTGGCGGAGCGGCCCGCGAACGGGTGGTTCGTGGTGAAGAACCTGTTTTCGTGA
- a CDS encoding patatin-like phospholipase family protein, with amino-acid sequence MRSSAQLQIGAARQVLQARRAEFRAGLAADTAQLWSRSPGRIAAVLSGGGARGAYEAGVLLAFQDAALPTHILTSTSVGSINAGSYAAQSSTLVGNAEPAVDAWFKVTSTAVGIDWGRYLVMLAGLIAATAGFGNLARAWLYQKNVYVHLEHPRLAWLSLGLAGLVVMWFYDSFPYLLILLRRQLRHEHWKPRTEKILASIAGNAVVLAVVWSIFVAMHLHLGRSGIVRLPIDERLLLLGSLALLGALGWLLRRPISLLGHKFLRLPLRSGLFANFDRSNYLRDCIPAAGLRASPIRVVVTSSDIRNGEVQFFTNANAGELARDPGVDVDFVRNEVRTAEDLFRAVIASSAFPLVYELVQMEKHDWTDGGIVANQPIRPAIRLGAEVLFLIMVEPRHAPAQTGRMSFLDVGLRALEVLVAQNVKADLRFLENINGLCEASAAPMNLRPEQVTIELGARRYRYLKAFTVCPETPLAPTVLDFDGRITAPAILQGYADGCRAVLEFRQYLLDLPHDLPRVTLRLAAERAAGATVST; translated from the coding sequence ATGCGGAGCTCTGCCCAATTGCAAATCGGCGCGGCGCGCCAGGTCCTGCAGGCGCGGCGCGCCGAGTTTCGCGCCGGCCTGGCCGCCGATACAGCGCAACTCTGGTCGCGATCGCCGGGGCGCATTGCGGCGGTGCTCTCCGGCGGCGGCGCGCGCGGCGCCTACGAAGCGGGCGTGCTGCTCGCGTTCCAGGACGCTGCCCTGCCAACCCACATCCTCACGTCAACGTCGGTGGGCAGCATCAATGCGGGCTCGTACGCGGCGCAATCGAGCACCCTGGTGGGCAACGCGGAACCCGCGGTGGACGCCTGGTTCAAGGTGACCTCCACGGCGGTGGGCATCGACTGGGGCCGCTATCTGGTCATGCTGGCGGGGCTGATCGCGGCCACCGCCGGCTTTGGAAACCTGGCGCGAGCCTGGCTGTATCAGAAGAACGTTTACGTCCACCTGGAGCACCCCCGCCTGGCGTGGCTCTCCCTGGGACTGGCCGGGCTGGTGGTGATGTGGTTCTACGACAGCTTTCCCTACCTGCTGATCCTGCTGCGCCGGCAGTTGCGGCACGAGCACTGGAAGCCGCGCACGGAAAAGATTCTCGCTTCCATCGCCGGCAACGCGGTGGTGCTCGCCGTGGTGTGGAGCATCTTCGTGGCGATGCACCTGCACCTGGGGCGCAGCGGCATCGTGCGTCTTCCGATTGACGAGCGCCTGCTTCTGCTCGGGTCGTTGGCGCTGCTGGGCGCGCTGGGATGGCTGCTGCGGCGTCCCATCAGCCTGCTCGGGCACAAGTTTCTGCGCCTGCCGCTGCGCAGCGGACTGTTCGCCAACTTCGACCGGTCGAACTATCTGCGCGATTGCATTCCGGCGGCCGGGTTGCGCGCTTCCCCCATTCGCGTAGTCGTGACCAGCAGCGACATACGCAACGGCGAAGTGCAGTTCTTCACCAACGCCAATGCCGGCGAGCTGGCGCGCGATCCGGGCGTCGACGTGGACTTCGTGCGCAACGAGGTACGCACGGCCGAAGACCTGTTCCGCGCGGTCATCGCCTCGTCGGCATTTCCGCTGGTTTACGAACTGGTCCAGATGGAAAAGCATGACTGGACCGACGGCGGCATTGTGGCCAACCAGCCGATCCGCCCCGCCATCCGCCTGGGCGCCGAGGTGCTGTTCCTCATCATGGTGGAGCCGCGGCACGCGCCCGCGCAGACGGGGCGCATGAGTTTTCTCGACGTGGGCCTGCGCGCCCTGGAAGTGCTGGTGGCGCAGAACGTGAAGGCCGACCTGCGCTTCCTGGAAAACATCAACGGACTCTGTGAGGCCTCGGCGGCGCCGATGAACTTGCGCCCCGAACAGGTAACCATCGAGCTGGGCGCGCGGCGCTATCGCTATCTGAAGGCGTTCACGGTATGTCCCGAGACGCCGCTGGCGCCCACCGTGCTCGACTTCGACGGCCGCATCACCGCGCCCGCCATCCTGCAGGGGTACGCCGACGGCTGCCGCGCCGTGCTGGAATTCCGCCAATACCTGCTCGACCTGCCGCACGATCTTCCCAGGGTCACTCTGCGGCTCGCAGCCGAGCGGGCAGCGGGGGCCACGGTCAGCACCTAG
- a CDS encoding response regulator — translation MKILLAEDNPLNQEMLSELLENWGHTVALAENGQQALDRMEADVPDLVLLDLQMPVLDGYAVLSRIRQNPKLNGVPVLAVTAYAMAGDREKAISAGFNGYVTKPIESAQLKAEIARVKQ, via the coding sequence ATGAAGATACTGCTGGCGGAAGACAATCCGCTGAACCAGGAGATGCTCTCCGAGCTTCTCGAAAACTGGGGACATACGGTCGCGCTGGCGGAGAACGGCCAGCAGGCGCTGGACCGCATGGAGGCCGATGTGCCCGACCTGGTCCTGTTGGACCTGCAGATGCCCGTGCTCGATGGCTACGCAGTGCTCAGCCGCATCCGGCAGAATCCGAAACTGAACGGCGTGCCCGTGCTCGCCGTGACCGCCTATGCCATGGCCGGCGATCGCGAAAAAGCCATCTCGGCAGGCTTCAATGGCTACGTGACCAAGCCCATCGAAAGCGCGCAGCTGAAAGCGGAGATTGCGAGGGTGAAGCAGTGA
- the xseA gene encoding exodeoxyribonuclease VII large subunit, whose product MSSEGQLDFTFQPQAAARRVWRVGDLVGAVRTRLEREYTDVWVEGELSNVRPAESGHIYFTLKDGSAQLRAVMFRLQVRLLRFRPDNGQLVIARGRVTVYDARGDLQLLVEYLEPKGAGALQVAFEQLKAKLEAEGLFAAERKKAIPSLPRRIGVVTSPRGAAMHDILNVLRRRHENVHILIYGAQVQGETAAAEVATGVKLFNMPSRLPGKRPVDVIIVARGGGSAEDLAAFNNEALARTVADSRAPVISAVGHETDFTIVDFVADLRAPTPSAAAELVIRSRDELDERLAALRSRLGRAARYRLLLARNALTERAQHGAFAQMRQSLGRRQQRLDELTFALISRARAQVHDCRQRLERAATRVRHHDIRRKLAATRREVESRSASLVSLQRRLLADRRARVEAVGARLEALSPLKVLERGYALVFDAAGKLVKDAAQVAPGDEIRARVARGEITSVVQGSDRGSKQ is encoded by the coding sequence ATGTCTTCTGAAGGCCAACTCGACTTCACCTTCCAGCCGCAGGCCGCGGCGCGCCGCGTGTGGCGTGTGGGCGACCTGGTCGGCGCGGTGCGCACGCGCCTGGAGCGCGAGTACACCGACGTGTGGGTGGAGGGGGAGCTTTCCAACGTAAGGCCTGCTGAGAGCGGACACATCTATTTCACTCTGAAGGATGGCAGCGCGCAGCTTCGCGCCGTGATGTTCCGTTTGCAGGTGCGCCTGCTGCGCTTCCGTCCCGACAACGGCCAGCTAGTGATCGCCCGCGGACGCGTCACCGTGTACGACGCGCGCGGCGATCTGCAACTGCTGGTCGAATACCTCGAGCCGAAGGGCGCGGGCGCCCTGCAGGTCGCCTTCGAACAGCTCAAGGCGAAGCTCGAAGCGGAAGGCCTGTTCGCGGCTGAGCGCAAGAAGGCGATTCCATCGCTGCCGCGGCGCATCGGCGTGGTCACGTCGCCGCGCGGCGCCGCCATGCATGACATTCTCAACGTCCTGCGCCGCCGCCACGAGAACGTGCACATCCTTATATATGGCGCGCAGGTGCAGGGCGAGACGGCGGCGGCCGAGGTCGCGACGGGCGTCAAGCTGTTCAACATGCCCTCGCGCCTGCCGGGCAAGAGGCCTGTGGACGTGATCATCGTGGCCCGCGGCGGCGGCTCGGCCGAAGACCTGGCTGCGTTCAACAACGAGGCGCTGGCGCGCACCGTCGCCGACTCGCGGGCGCCGGTCATCTCCGCCGTGGGGCACGAGACCGACTTCACCATCGTGGACTTCGTCGCCGACCTGCGCGCGCCCACGCCCTCGGCGGCCGCGGAGCTGGTGATCCGCAGCCGCGACGAACTTGACGAGCGCCTGGCGGCATTGCGCTCGCGCCTCGGCCGTGCCGCGCGCTATCGCCTGCTCCTCGCACGCAACGCGCTTACCGAACGCGCGCAGCACGGCGCCTTCGCCCAGATGCGCCAATCGCTCGGCCGCCGCCAACAGCGCCTCGACGAACTGACCTTCGCGCTCATTTCGCGCGCTCGCGCGCAGGTGCACGACTGCCGCCAGCGCCTGGAGCGCGCCGCCACCCGCGTGCGGCACCACGACATCCGCCGCAAGCTCGCCGCCACGCGCAGGGAAGTGGAGTCGCGCAGCGCATCGCTGGTTTCACTCCAGCGCCGCCTGCTGGCCGACCGCCGCGCCCGCGTGGAGGCCGTTGGCGCGCGCCTTGAAGCTCTCTCGCCGCTGAAGGTCCTGGAGCGCGGCTACGCGCTCGTGTTCGACGCCGCAGGCAAGCTGGTCAAAGACGCCGCCCAGGTCGCGCCGGGGGACGAGATCCGAGCCCGCGTCGCGCGCGGCGAGATCACGTCGGTGGTCCAAGGGAGCGACCGAGGCTCCAAACAGTAG
- a CDS encoding CdaR family protein, which yields MDLLRRYVFSNFWLKLLSLSSALLLWLGVARQPQVEIAHTIPLEFVHMADDISVVTDAPPQAQVWIRGPERVVGGVRADDLHATIDLAGVRREAGERTFELAPGQIRAPHGITVVQVVPGEFHLRFDRRVTRQVPIKARVQATLPPGYEIQSVTADPPTAMIEGPETRVTPVEAATTDTIDASGTAGRAVFSASAYVDDPLVHVVAPTHVRVIVVTGKSSSGAAQ from the coding sequence ATGGACTTGCTCCGGCGCTACGTCTTCAGCAATTTCTGGCTCAAGCTGCTCTCACTTTCCAGTGCGTTGCTGCTGTGGCTGGGCGTGGCTCGGCAGCCGCAGGTGGAGATCGCGCATACCATTCCGCTGGAGTTCGTCCACATGGCCGACGACATTTCGGTCGTCACCGACGCTCCTCCGCAGGCGCAGGTGTGGATTCGCGGCCCCGAGCGCGTGGTGGGCGGCGTCAGGGCCGACGACCTGCATGCCACCATTGACCTGGCCGGCGTGCGCCGCGAAGCCGGCGAGCGCACGTTCGAACTCGCTCCCGGCCAGATTCGCGCGCCGCACGGCATTACCGTGGTGCAGGTGGTGCCCGGCGAATTTCATCTGCGCTTCGACCGCCGGGTTACGCGCCAGGTGCCGATCAAGGCGCGCGTGCAGGCAACACTTCCTCCGGGATACGAGATCCAAAGCGTGACCGCCGATCCGCCCACCGCGATGATCGAAGGTCCGGAGACGCGGGTCACGCCGGTGGAAGCGGCTACGACGGACACGATTGACGCCAGCGGCACAGCCGGCCGCGCCGTTTTCAGCGCGAGCGCCTACGTGGACGACCCCCTGGTGCACGTCGTGGCGCCAACGCACGTGCGGGTTATCGTGGTGACGGGCAAATCGAGTTCGGGGGCGGCGCAGTGA
- a CDS encoding response regulator, protein MHRLQDTKLAILFLGTIVALVTVGIVGYRQTAGFTVNAHWVSHTYIVIQSVEQVLAELGAAEAEQRDFLLTGDQPYLDAFHMHSARVWQHLEDLNQLTKDNPVQQRRLAGIEPLLRARLQRLEQGAALRQSKGEAAAIEFVRSSGGPQLSRDARMLLDDVVEEERTLLQDREAMAQADARSVAIILLAGGGFSVLLVIFIFLRLNREVAIRRHFQDEAERRKHEVELRSQEVERANQLKSQFLASMSHELRTPLNAILGFSELLKDQVAGPLQPKQVRWVEHIQRGGRHLLQLINDILDLSKIEAGQVELAPETFALAAGLGEVLSTTRPLAMTKRITVRSSVAPGIAVYADRTRVKQVLYNLLSNAIKFTPEGGSVTIEAVNEGKMVRCSVTDTGVGISEEDQKVIFEEFRQVGKASSGVTEGTGLGLAITRRLVAQHGGSLTVSSQPGAGSSFSFTLPAAELAAGIGPPPEAIEIAGSPEAPLVLVVDDEMAACELLVSHLSNAGYRTAVANSGKEALERARTLRPAVVTLDVLMPTGSGWETLFELRNTPETADIPVIVVSIVDQKKLGFSLGASDYLVKPVDREQLLDAVRRKTAGRPGQPLTCLAVDDDPDMLRLVREVLEPAGFGILSAANGLEALACLERENSVHVILLDLLMPEMDGFEVLERLHDNEGWRRIPVLVLTAKDLTPPERETVARRARALLHKSDEWQSRLLESVRNATAQGKNWAGVA, encoded by the coding sequence ATGCACCGGCTGCAGGACACGAAGCTGGCGATCCTCTTTCTTGGCACCATAGTGGCCCTGGTTACGGTCGGGATCGTAGGGTACCGGCAAACCGCGGGTTTCACTGTGAATGCCCATTGGGTCAGCCACACCTACATCGTGATCCAGTCGGTTGAGCAGGTCCTTGCGGAACTGGGCGCCGCCGAAGCCGAGCAGCGCGATTTCCTGCTGACCGGCGACCAGCCCTATCTGGACGCCTTCCACATGCATTCCGCGCGCGTGTGGCAGCACTTAGAGGACCTGAACCAGCTCACCAAAGACAATCCGGTGCAACAACGCCGGCTGGCGGGTATCGAGCCCCTCCTGCGCGCGCGCTTGCAGCGGCTGGAGCAGGGCGCGGCATTGCGTCAGAGCAAGGGAGAAGCAGCGGCGATTGAATTCGTGCGCTCCAGCGGGGGGCCACAGCTTTCCCGCGACGCTCGAATGCTACTCGATGATGTCGTGGAAGAAGAAAGGACGCTGCTGCAGGACCGCGAGGCCATGGCCCAGGCCGATGCACGTTCGGTCGCCATCATTCTGCTGGCGGGCGGCGGCTTTTCAGTCCTGCTGGTGATCTTCATCTTCCTTCGACTGAACCGCGAGGTCGCCATTCGCCGCCATTTCCAGGACGAAGCCGAGCGGCGCAAACACGAGGTTGAACTCCGCAGCCAGGAGGTGGAGCGCGCCAACCAGCTCAAGAGCCAGTTCCTGGCCAGCATGAGCCATGAGTTGCGCACGCCGCTCAACGCGATCCTGGGGTTTTCCGAGCTGCTCAAGGACCAGGTGGCCGGGCCGCTCCAGCCCAAGCAGGTGCGCTGGGTGGAACACATCCAGAGAGGCGGACGCCACCTGCTGCAGCTGATCAACGACATCCTCGACCTTTCCAAGATCGAGGCCGGGCAAGTGGAGCTGGCGCCGGAGACGTTCGCCCTCGCCGCGGGGCTGGGCGAAGTGCTCTCCACAACACGGCCGCTGGCCATGACGAAGCGCATCACCGTACGCAGTTCGGTGGCGCCGGGAATCGCGGTTTATGCCGACCGGACGCGGGTGAAGCAGGTGCTCTACAACCTGTTGAGCAACGCGATCAAGTTCACGCCCGAGGGCGGATCGGTGACGATCGAGGCCGTGAACGAAGGCAAGATGGTGCGCTGCTCGGTGACCGATACCGGCGTGGGCATCAGCGAAGAAGACCAGAAGGTCATCTTCGAGGAGTTCCGCCAGGTCGGCAAGGCCTCGAGCGGTGTGACCGAGGGCACCGGCCTGGGGCTGGCCATCACGCGCCGGTTGGTGGCGCAGCACGGCGGCAGCCTGACCGTGAGCAGCCAGCCGGGTGCGGGCAGCAGCTTCAGCTTCACCCTGCCGGCCGCGGAACTGGCTGCCGGCATCGGTCCCCCGCCCGAGGCCATCGAAATCGCCGGTTCCCCGGAGGCGCCGCTCGTTCTGGTGGTGGACGACGAGATGGCCGCCTGCGAGCTGCTGGTCAGCCATCTTTCCAACGCGGGCTATCGCACGGCGGTGGCGAACAGCGGCAAGGAAGCGCTGGAAAGGGCGCGCACGCTGCGTCCGGCAGTGGTGACGCTCGATGTGCTGATGCCGACCGGAAGCGGATGGGAAACGCTCTTCGAGCTGCGCAACACGCCCGAAACGGCCGACATTCCCGTGATCGTGGTCTCCATCGTCGACCAGAAAAAGCTGGGCTTTTCGCTCGGCGCCTCCGACTACCTGGTAAAACCGGTCGACCGCGAGCAGCTGCTTGATGCGGTGCGCCGCAAGACTGCCGGGCGTCCCGGCCAACCCTTGACCTGCCTGGCGGTGGACGACGATCCTGACATGCTGCGGCTGGTGCGCGAGGTGCTGGAACCGGCGGGGTTCGGCATCCTTTCGGCCGCCAACGGCCTGGAAGCGCTTGCGTGCCTGGAGCGCGAGAACAGCGTGCACGTCATCCTGCTGGACCTGCTGATGCCGGAGATGGACGGCTTTGAGGTGCTGGAGCGCCTGCACGACAACGAGGGCTGGCGCCGCATTCCCGTTCTGGTGCTCACCGCCAAAGACCTTACGCCGCCGGAGCGCGAAACGGTGGCGCGCCGCGCCCGCGCGCTGCTACATAAGAGCGACGAGTGGCAGTCGCGGCTGCTGGAGAGCGTTCGCAACGCCACCGCGCAGGGCAAAAACTGGGCAGGGGTGGCATGA
- a CDS encoding PAS domain-containing protein: MRAASFDPDRKVLTGWKEISAYLQKSIRTVQRFEELQRLPVRRVAGKRRGLVTAYTDELDQWQKDWTVLRHRAVAADAGDFRLMFEQALDAILITDDRRMIVEVNPAACRLLRRERDELAGTRLDTITPPELAPHLSLMWERFLAEGSLRGVFRLRRGQGDDLVVNFAWRAHYRPGRHFSVLRPVPAHDPQREDCP; the protein is encoded by the coding sequence ATGCGCGCTGCCTCTTTCGATCCCGACCGCAAGGTTCTGACCGGCTGGAAGGAAATCTCCGCTTACTTACAAAAGAGCATTCGCACGGTGCAGCGCTTTGAGGAGCTGCAGCGCCTGCCGGTACGCCGCGTTGCCGGCAAGCGGCGCGGGCTGGTCACCGCCTACACCGACGAGCTGGACCAGTGGCAAAAGGACTGGACCGTGCTTCGCCACCGCGCGGTCGCGGCCGACGCCGGCGACTTCCGGCTGATGTTCGAACAGGCGCTCGATGCCATCCTCATCACCGATGACCGGCGCATGATCGTCGAAGTGAATCCCGCCGCCTGCCGGCTGCTGCGCCGCGAACGCGACGAGCTTGCCGGGACGCGGCTGGATACGATCACTCCGCCGGAGCTGGCGCCGCACCTGAGCCTGATGTGGGAGCGCTTTCTCGCGGAGGGTTCGCTGCGCGGCGTCTTCCGCCTGCGCCGCGGACAAGGGGACGACCTGGTAGTGAACTTTGCCTGGCGGGCGCACTATCGGCCGGGCCGCCACTTCAGCGTGCTGCGTCCGGTGCCGGCGCACGATCCACAGCGCGAGGACTGCCCGTAG
- the glmM gene encoding phosphoglucosamine mutase, whose translation MSAKGEPGKTRQLFGTDGIRGVAGEFPLNESTVFDIGRALGARLSASTGTRRAARVLIGQDTRESSQWIAEALAAGLRSKQVEAHSAGVVTTPGVAYLARTRGFEAGVVISASHNPWHDNGIKVFGADGYKLSDAVEHEIEREIFQHIAEGSTPPARRQALEVNEALHSSYVEWLAAQVSGTDLGGLKALIDCAHGATSQLAGEVMRAVGVEAVLMNTAPDGRNINDGCGALHPEIVAKAIGEASAFEHYDLGISFDGDGDRALFSDARGRVVNGDGVLLLCARVMLAAGKLRNATVVATTMSNMGLEAALRHSGIQMLRAPVGDKYVLEEMVRSGATLGGEQSGHIIYRDGDSTTGDGLLTALRVMQVMATSGKSLAELVGDLKVFPQTIKNVRVREKRPLDQIAAVASAIKRAELELGEEGRVVVRYSGTEPLARVMVEAADEAKMRASADAIAGVIQRELGAQ comes from the coding sequence GTGAGCGCGAAGGGCGAACCGGGAAAAACGCGTCAGCTGTTCGGCACGGATGGGATTCGCGGCGTTGCCGGCGAATTTCCGCTCAACGAGAGCACGGTCTTCGATATCGGCCGCGCGCTCGGGGCGCGCCTCAGCGCCAGCACGGGCACGCGCCGCGCCGCTCGCGTCCTCATCGGCCAGGACACGCGCGAGTCCAGCCAGTGGATTGCCGAAGCGCTCGCCGCCGGGCTTCGCTCCAAGCAGGTCGAGGCGCACAGCGCCGGCGTCGTCACTACGCCCGGTGTCGCGTACCTGGCGCGCACGCGCGGCTTCGAAGCCGGCGTGGTGATTTCGGCTTCGCACAATCCCTGGCACGACAACGGCATCAAGGTCTTCGGCGCCGACGGCTACAAGCTCAGCGACGCCGTCGAGCACGAGATCGAGCGCGAGATTTTCCAGCACATCGCCGAGGGATCCACGCCGCCGGCGCGGCGCCAGGCGCTCGAGGTCAACGAGGCGCTGCACTCCAGCTACGTGGAGTGGCTGGCGGCGCAGGTCAGCGGCACCGACCTGGGCGGCCTCAAGGCGCTCATCGATTGCGCGCACGGCGCCACGTCGCAGTTGGCCGGCGAGGTCATGCGCGCTGTTGGTGTGGAAGCGGTGCTCATGAACACCGCGCCCGACGGGCGCAACATCAACGACGGCTGCGGCGCGCTGCATCCGGAGATTGTGGCCAAAGCCATCGGCGAAGCGTCGGCGTTCGAGCATTACGACCTGGGCATCAGCTTCGACGGCGACGGCGATCGCGCGCTCTTTTCAGACGCCAGGGGCCGCGTGGTGAACGGCGACGGCGTGCTCCTGCTCTGCGCCCGTGTCATGCTCGCCGCCGGCAAGCTGCGCAACGCCACCGTGGTCGCCACCACCATGTCGAACATGGGACTGGAAGCGGCGCTGCGCCACAGCGGCATCCAGATGCTGCGCGCGCCGGTGGGCGACAAGTACGTGCTGGAAGAGATGGTGCGCTCGGGCGCAACGCTGGGCGGCGAGCAGAGCGGCCACATCATTTACCGGGATGGCGACTCCACCACCGGCGACGGCCTGCTCACCGCGCTCCGCGTGATGCAGGTCATGGCCACGAGCGGAAAAAGCCTGGCCGAACTGGTGGGCGACCTGAAGGTCTTCCCGCAGACCATCAAGAACGTGCGCGTGCGCGAGAAGCGCCCGCTCGACCAGATCGCCGCCGTGGCCTCGGCCATCAAGCGCGCGGAACTCGAGCTGGGCGAAGAAGGCCGGGTGGTCGTGCGCTACTCCGGCACCGAGCCGCTGGCGCGCGTGATGGTCGAAGCTGCCGATGAGGCCAAGATGCGCGCCTCGGCCGACGCGATTGCAGGCGTGATTCAGCGCGAGCTGGGCGCGCAGTAG